A single region of the Flavobacteriales bacterium genome encodes:
- a CDS encoding S8 family serine peptidase — protein sequence MNWTSKVVAFSLLMGSSVAMAQHGNTEVDKDILNWYNNSKTGVRTDKAYAELLKGRKSKPTVVGVIDSGVDIEHEDLKGKIWVNKGEIPNNGIDDDKNGYIDDIHGWNFLGNADGRNANDAQLEVTRIYARLMKKFDGKEESEIAKADLKDYKYYLKVKEVVTSKRESAKAGMDRMKSIQSSIEKAHSKMVEKYGEDYTAKDITKEMEETKMSDPKQKMAFASLENKDAMLERLKGGLDYFSGQYNYYYNPDFTGDRDIIGDKPSDFSDTQYGNGDVEGPDAGHGTHCAGIIGANRGNGIGNDGVADNAIIMSLRAVPNGDERDKDIALAIRYAVDNGAQVVSMSFGKDYPENSAEVIKAIRYAEKKGVLLVHAAGNDGKDVDVEPKFPTSMYPSMSERFTNWLDIGAATRFEKPQYKKMKRDKWWKIWKKRKKVKTYNGRAASFSNYGDKKVDIFAPGKEIYSTIPQSDYATFQGTSMACPMVSGLAALLKSYFPELTMFEIRDIILKSANRDDFKVIKPGKGKKGPETVKFSSLSREGGIIDVYNAVKMAIEKTSK from the coding sequence ATGAATTGGACTTCTAAAGTTGTTGCATTTTCCCTACTAATGGGAAGCTCAGTAGCCATGGCTCAACATGGAAATACTGAAGTTGACAAAGACATCCTAAACTGGTATAACAACAGTAAAACAGGGGTAAGAACAGACAAGGCTTATGCCGAACTATTGAAAGGAAGAAAATCTAAGCCAACAGTAGTTGGAGTAATTGACTCTGGAGTAGATATTGAGCACGAAGACCTTAAAGGGAAAATTTGGGTAAACAAAGGAGAAATCCCAAATAACGGTATTGACGATGACAAAAATGGATATATTGATGATATTCATGGATGGAATTTCTTAGGAAATGCAGACGGAAGAAATGCCAATGATGCACAGCTTGAAGTAACGAGAATTTATGCTCGTTTGATGAAAAAATTCGATGGTAAAGAAGAATCGGAAATTGCTAAAGCTGATTTGAAAGACTACAAATATTACCTTAAGGTAAAAGAAGTAGTTACCAGTAAAAGAGAAAGTGCAAAAGCAGGAATGGATCGTATGAAATCTATCCAGTCTTCAATAGAAAAAGCACATAGCAAAATGGTAGAAAAATATGGTGAAGACTATACTGCCAAAGATATTACCAAAGAAATGGAAGAGACAAAAATGTCTGATCCTAAACAAAAAATGGCTTTTGCCTCTTTGGAAAACAAAGATGCAATGCTAGAAAGACTCAAAGGTGGTCTAGACTATTTCTCTGGTCAATATAATTACTACTACAACCCAGATTTTACAGGTGATAGAGATATCATCGGTGATAAACCTTCAGATTTCTCTGATACACAATATGGAAATGGCGACGTAGAAGGTCCTGATGCTGGACACGGAACGCACTGTGCGGGAATCATTGGAGCAAACAGAGGAAACGGAATTGGGAATGATGGAGTTGCTGATAATGCAATCATCATGTCTCTAAGAGCCGTTCCTAATGGTGATGAAAGAGATAAAGACATCGCTTTAGCTATTCGTTATGCCGTAGATAACGGAGCGCAAGTTGTAAGTATGAGTTTCGGGAAAGACTACCCAGAAAATAGTGCTGAAGTGATCAAAGCAATTCGTTATGCTGAGAAAAAAGGTGTTTTACTAGTGCATGCTGCTGGTAATGATGGAAAAGATGTAGATGTTGAACCTAAATTCCCAACATCAATGTATCCAAGTATGTCAGAAAGATTTACTAACTGGTTAGACATAGGTGCTGCAACAAGATTTGAAAAACCACAATACAAAAAAATGAAAAGAGATAAGTGGTGGAAAATCTGGAAGAAACGCAAAAAAGTAAAAACATACAACGGTCGTGCAGCTTCTTTCTCAAACTATGGAGATAAAAAAGTAGATATTTTTGCACCAGGAAAAGAGATTTACTCAACAATTCCTCAATCAGATTACGCTACATTCCAAGGAACTTCAATGGCTTGTCCTATGGTGTCTGGTCTTGCAGCTCTTTTGAAATCATATTTCCCTGAGTTAACCATGTTTGAAATTCGTGATATTATCTTAAAATCTGCTAATCGTGATGATTTTAAAGTAATCAAACCAGGAAAAGGAAAAAAAGGTCCTGAAACAGTGAAATTCTCAAGTTTATCAAGAGAAGGTGGAATTATTGATGTTTACAATGCAGTAAAAATGGCTATTGAAAAAACTTCAAAATAG
- a CDS encoding HAD hydrolase-like protein, with product MNLIVFDIDGTLTDTKKADDNCLEETMKKLFGISLDGISWEDFPHATDWCISQEIFKKHFNRLPSEEEYQEIKSVFLTLLHQQLQEKPWRFKEIPGAKKFLEILQMLPDFHIAFATGSWEQSGLLKLQGSNILDKKTSSNYVISNSDLFISRENIVLNAIHQMEYTHKTRYQNVLYFGDGSWDLKTCKNLCIPIIGVDFHKDNQLLNLGLSEIIHDYINIEMVMNTIYRNLSNPVICHKNSKQYQI from the coding sequence ATGAACCTGATAGTATTTGATATAGACGGAACCCTTACTGATACAAAAAAAGCAGATGATAATTGCTTGGAAGAAACCATGAAAAAGCTTTTTGGAATTTCTTTAGATGGAATTTCTTGGGAAGATTTCCCCCATGCTACAGACTGGTGTATTAGCCAAGAAATTTTCAAAAAACACTTTAATAGGCTACCTTCTGAAGAAGAATACCAAGAAATCAAATCTGTATTTTTAACTTTACTTCATCAACAATTACAAGAAAAACCTTGGCGATTTAAAGAAATACCTGGTGCCAAAAAGTTTTTAGAGATTCTTCAAATGTTGCCCGATTTCCATATTGCATTTGCAACTGGCTCTTGGGAACAGTCCGGTTTACTCAAACTACAAGGGAGTAATATATTAGATAAAAAAACGAGTAGTAATTATGTAATCTCCAATAGTGATTTGTTTATTAGCAGAGAAAATATTGTGTTGAATGCGATTCACCAAATGGAGTATACTCATAAAACAAGATATCAAAACGTATTGTATTTTGGCGATGGATCTTGGGATTTAAAAACCTGTAAAAACCTTTGTATTCCAATAATTGGTGTTGATTTTCATAAAGATAATCAGTTATTAAATTTGGGATTAAGTGAAATCATTCACGATTATATTAATATTGAGATGGTTATGAATACGATTTATCGTAATCTATCAAATCCCGTTATTTGTCATAAAAATTCCAAACAATACCAAATCTAA
- a CDS encoding putative porin yields MIRKVILLFLIVISNIAFAQQDSLEFKERNNAINYAGLLKSDVGNVNLQGHYAMSNIGGAYQSLRPLEIKLYQNPFKESAYDLYRMSKDSLPYSPTYKFLRFHYKKTNKRSQNIEATHTQLFRDFSFGVFYHRISSQGFFQNESKEHTFLKAEVKLHPYQKKYESKLSYTHRKSLLLENGGLANDTVYNEDLESNERAIPVLLSDQAQNTQTFNLWMWENRIYLKKDSLVKSGVEAHTKIRSSNEKFQDRDPMFQPSVFYGAHISKPFYETVKDSTGNAIDSVNTSVLSQDIKLFYQNENWQLKGGFFIQRSRYLNNDFSTTYTEYGLNADYRWKNRISGQMEIRQRENESSILQGNIQYDLTDYLSASLAYKESYPSWFHTRYRSNFYEWNQKLKTTKRTDIILHYQPIRDLKVTGFFNSFNDFIFINSAKRPEQTSENQHILGLEANYIKENKRWVTKGMLRFQQVEGNYIRYPKFHGTLLGGVKFQWLGAAHFTAGFQLEYFSSYYANQFMPSTSQFYIQNDIKVGNYPMLDFFLTMKVESFTGYILYENLTRFVKKDGNYIAPHHVWKHQTFRFGIVWNFYDK; encoded by the coding sequence ATGATCCGTAAAGTCATACTTTTATTTCTTATCGTAATATCAAATATTGCTTTTGCTCAGCAAGATAGCTTAGAGTTTAAGGAGAGAAATAATGCAATAAACTATGCAGGATTGCTTAAAAGTGATGTGGGAAATGTAAATCTTCAAGGGCATTATGCCATGTCAAATATAGGGGGTGCATATCAGTCTTTAAGACCTTTGGAAATCAAACTGTATCAGAATCCATTTAAAGAAAGTGCTTATGATTTATACAGGATGTCTAAAGACTCATTACCTTATTCTCCTACTTATAAATTTTTAAGATTCCACTATAAAAAGACCAATAAAAGAAGTCAGAATATTGAAGCAACCCATACCCAGTTATTTCGAGATTTTTCTTTCGGAGTTTTTTATCATAGAATTTCTTCACAAGGTTTCTTTCAAAATGAATCAAAAGAACATACCTTTTTAAAGGCGGAAGTGAAATTACATCCATACCAAAAGAAATATGAATCTAAATTATCTTACACACATCGTAAATCACTTTTGTTAGAAAACGGAGGTTTGGCTAACGACACAGTTTATAACGAAGATTTAGAATCAAACGAACGAGCAATCCCTGTTTTACTTTCAGATCAAGCACAAAATACACAAACTTTTAACTTGTGGATGTGGGAGAATAGAATCTATTTGAAAAAAGATAGTCTGGTGAAGAGTGGGGTAGAAGCGCATACCAAAATTCGCTCTTCAAATGAAAAATTTCAGGATAGAGATCCAATGTTTCAACCCAGTGTTTTTTATGGTGCACATATTTCTAAACCGTTTTATGAAACGGTAAAAGACAGTACAGGGAACGCAATTGATTCAGTCAATACTTCTGTTCTCTCACAAGATATAAAACTTTTTTATCAGAATGAAAACTGGCAGCTCAAGGGTGGTTTTTTCATACAAAGAAGTCGTTATCTTAATAATGATTTTTCAACAACTTATACGGAATATGGCTTAAATGCTGACTATAGATGGAAAAATAGAATTTCAGGACAAATGGAAATTCGGCAAAGAGAAAATGAATCAAGTATTTTACAAGGAAATATACAGTATGATTTAACGGATTATCTTTCTGCTTCTTTGGCTTATAAAGAGTCTTACCCCAGCTGGTTTCACACCAGATATCGTTCAAATTTCTATGAGTGGAATCAAAAATTAAAGACCACTAAAAGGACAGATATCATATTGCATTATCAGCCCATTAGAGACTTGAAGGTAACTGGTTTTTTCAATTCTTTTAATGATTTTATCTTTATTAATTCTGCAAAAAGACCAGAGCAAACCTCAGAAAATCAACATATATTAGGTCTAGAGGCTAATTATATTAAAGAAAACAAACGCTGGGTCACTAAAGGTATGTTGAGGTTTCAGCAGGTTGAAGGAAACTATATAAGATACCCAAAATTTCATGGAACACTTTTAGGAGGAGTTAAGTTTCAATGGCTTGGAGCAGCTCATTTTACAGCAGGCTTTCAGTTGGAATATTTTAGTTCTTATTATGCCAATCAATTCATGCCTTCTACGAGTCAGTTTTATATCCAAAATGATATAAAAGTAGGAAATTACCCAATGTTAGATTTCTTTTTAACGATGAAAGTAGAATCCTTTACTGGGTATATTCTATATGAAAACTTAACCAGATTTGTCAAAAAGGATGGAAACTATATTGCTCCACACCATGTGTGGAAACATCAAACTTTTAGATTTGGTATTGTTTGGAATTTTTATGACAAATAA
- a CDS encoding MarC family protein, whose amino-acid sequence MNFSEIITISLTLFAVIDILGSVPIIIDLRTKMGHIQSEKATLVSGGIMIAFLFLGEKILKLIHLDIPSFAIAGAIVMFFLALEMILNIEIFKEDGESRTGEIVPIAFPLIAGSGTLTTLISLRAEFDMINIIFGVLINLAFVYLVLKTTKKLERLLGKGGIDVMRRIFGIILMAIAVKLFLGNLKIVIAG is encoded by the coding sequence ATGAATTTTTCCGAAATTATTACGATCTCACTTACTTTGTTTGCCGTTATTGATATTCTGGGTTCCGTTCCCATTATTATTGATCTACGAACCAAAATGGGGCATATTCAATCTGAAAAAGCGACTTTAGTTTCAGGTGGAATTATGATTGCCTTCCTTTTTTTGGGTGAAAAAATACTCAAGCTGATTCATCTTGATATTCCTTCTTTTGCCATTGCTGGTGCTATTGTAATGTTTTTTCTTGCCTTAGAGATGATTCTTAATATCGAAATATTTAAGGAAGATGGAGAATCTAGAACAGGAGAAATTGTACCTATAGCTTTTCCCTTAATAGCAGGTTCTGGAACTTTAACTACATTAATTTCATTGAGAGCCGAGTTCGACATGATTAATATTATTTTTGGCGTACTCATCAATCTTGCATTTGTTTATTTAGTTTTAAAAACGACTAAAAAGCTAGAAAGATTATTAGGAAAAGGTGGAATTGATGTGATGAGGCGTATCTTTGGAATTATTTTGATGGCAATAGCGGTCAAATTATTTTTAGGAAACTTAAAAATCGTCATAGCTGGATGA
- a CDS encoding Gfo/Idh/MocA family oxidoreductase translates to MLKIGVLGAGHLGKIHIRILKELKNYELVGFYDPNPETCITTEKEFGIKAYSSMEELIEKIDVVDIVTSTISHFECAKKSLAQGKHVFIEKPVTHTIKEARELSNLREQAGTRIQIGHVERFNPAFLAAQEHIKQPMFIECHRLAEFNPRGTDVSVILDLMIHDLDILLHTVKSDIKNVYANGVCVVSETPDICNARIEFENGCVANLTASRISMKNMRKTRFFQGDAYISVDYLDKKAEIVTMNEVDKTEEHPFKVYFENDKTKKEINFHQPECAPNNAILEELKAFANSIENNTTPVVSLTDGTKALELAYQITEQISHIHV, encoded by the coding sequence ATGTTAAAGATAGGTGTATTGGGTGCTGGTCACCTTGGAAAAATTCACATCAGAATACTCAAAGAGCTCAAAAACTACGAATTAGTAGGTTTTTATGATCCTAATCCTGAAACGTGTATAACCACAGAAAAAGAATTTGGCATCAAGGCATATTCTTCTATGGAAGAACTCATCGAAAAGATTGATGTAGTGGACATTGTAACCTCTACGATCTCTCATTTTGAATGTGCTAAAAAAAGTTTAGCACAAGGAAAACACGTTTTTATAGAAAAACCCGTTACACATACGATAAAAGAAGCTCGTGAATTATCAAATTTAAGAGAACAAGCAGGTACCCGAATTCAAATTGGACATGTAGAACGATTTAACCCTGCTTTTTTGGCTGCTCAAGAGCATATCAAACAACCGATGTTTATTGAATGTCATAGATTAGCAGAATTTAACCCAAGAGGAACCGATGTTTCTGTAATTTTGGATTTAATGATTCATGATCTCGATATACTTTTGCACACCGTAAAATCTGACATCAAGAATGTGTATGCTAATGGCGTTTGTGTGGTTTCTGAAACTCCAGATATTTGCAATGCACGGATAGAATTTGAAAACGGCTGTGTGGCAAATCTTACAGCAAGTAGAATTTCTATGAAAAACATGAGAAAAACACGTTTTTTTCAAGGTGATGCCTATATTTCTGTAGATTATTTGGATAAAAAGGCGGAAATTGTCACTATGAACGAAGTAGATAAAACAGAAGAACACCCGTTTAAAGTCTATTTTGAAAACGACAAAACCAAAAAAGAAATCAACTTTCATCAACCAGAATGTGCACCAAACAATGCCATTCTTGAAGAACTTAAAGCCTTTGCCAACTCTATAGAAAACAACACAACACCTGTAGTTAGCCTTACAGATGGAACTAAAGCTTTAGAACTTGCTTATCAAATTACAGAACAAATAAGCCATATACATGTATAA
- a CDS encoding sugar transferase — MNKTLQVLKYLGLDYLGSAVAWGLFFIYRKVCIEKMNLLMSEYISDENFIKGILGVSGIWILIYALLGNYRHIYKRSRLIEFGKTIAQHFVGVIIIFFLFLIDDQVEKTSQYYSAVFIYFLLQTFFVFLFRYLLLRSTNKKIHTKKIGYPTLLVGGGDEAVDLYVKMENNFRSSGNIFKGYLSAKEGEEQRLSNYLPNLGNISDLFHVIKEKNIQEVIVATAEKDHKIALNIIEKLEDTPVEIKTIPTMYDILSGSVRMSSMFAVPLITIETKLMPVWQSVVKRILDIIISASVLLLLSPFYIFTAILVRMSSKGPIFYKQKRIGIHGKPFNIIKFRSMYVDAEACGPQLSKDDDPRITPWGKIMRKYRIDEMPQFFNVLIGEMSIVGPRPERDFYIQQLVKKAPYYRQLHRVRPGITSWGMVKFGYAENLEEMLERLKFDLIYIENLSLLNDFKVLVYTILIVLQGRGK; from the coding sequence ATGAACAAAACCCTTCAGGTTTTAAAATATCTTGGTTTAGACTACCTTGGCTCAGCTGTGGCTTGGGGGCTGTTTTTTATTTATAGAAAGGTTTGTATAGAAAAAATGAACCTTTTGATGAGTGAATATATTTCTGATGAAAATTTCATTAAAGGTATTCTAGGGGTTTCAGGAATATGGATACTTATTTATGCACTTTTAGGAAATTATCGTCATATCTACAAGAGATCTCGTCTTATTGAGTTTGGAAAAACGATTGCACAGCATTTTGTTGGGGTTATTATTATCTTTTTTCTTTTCTTAATTGATGATCAGGTTGAAAAAACCAGTCAGTACTACTCTGCTGTTTTTATTTACTTTTTACTTCAAACATTCTTTGTGTTTCTTTTTAGATACCTTCTTCTTAGAAGTACCAATAAAAAAATACATACAAAAAAAATAGGCTACCCTACACTTCTTGTAGGCGGTGGAGACGAAGCTGTAGATCTCTACGTTAAAATGGAAAATAACTTTCGCTCTTCAGGAAATATTTTTAAAGGCTATCTTTCTGCAAAAGAAGGAGAAGAACAAAGACTTTCAAATTATCTTCCTAATCTAGGTAATATTTCAGACCTTTTTCACGTTATCAAAGAGAAGAATATTCAAGAAGTCATTGTGGCAACTGCTGAAAAAGATCATAAAATAGCACTCAATATCATTGAAAAGCTAGAGGATACCCCCGTGGAAATTAAAACAATTCCTACGATGTATGATATCTTGAGCGGTTCTGTGAGAATGTCTTCTATGTTTGCCGTTCCTCTAATCACAATAGAAACAAAGCTCATGCCCGTATGGCAATCTGTGGTTAAAAGAATTCTTGATATCATTATTTCAGCTTCCGTTTTACTACTTCTTTCACCTTTCTATATTTTTACAGCTATTTTAGTAAGAATGTCTTCCAAAGGACCGATCTTTTATAAACAAAAAAGAATTGGAATTCATGGAAAACCTTTTAATATCATCAAATTTAGATCCATGTATGTGGATGCCGAAGCTTGTGGACCACAACTTAGTAAAGATGATGACCCCAGAATAACTCCTTGGGGAAAAATCATGCGAAAATATCGCATAGACGAAATGCCCCAGTTTTTCAATGTTTTAATTGGAGAAATGAGTATCGTGGGACCTAGACCAGAAAGGGATTTCTATATCCAACAATTGGTAAAAAAAGCACCCTATTATCGTCAACTTCATCGAGTAAGACCTGGAATCACCTCTTGGGGAATGGTGAAATTTGGCTATGCCGAAAATTTAGAAGAAATGCTTGAAAGGTTAAAATTTGACCTTATTTACATAGAAAATTTATCTTTGCTGAATGATTTTAAGGTTTTGGTCTATACCATCCTTATTGTCTTGCAAGGACGTGGAAAATAA
- a CDS encoding 3-hydroxybutyryl-CoA dehydrogenase, whose translation MKNISVIGAGTMGNGIAHTFAQFGYQVSLIDISQDALDKAVATIGKNLDRMVAKEKISEADKNATLGNITTFTALKDGVVDADLVVEAATENIDLKLNIFRQMDEFAPEKAILSTNTSSISITKIASVTNRPEKVIGMHFMNPVPIMKLVEVIKGYSTSQEVCNQVFEMSKNLKKVPVEVNDYPGFIANRILMPMINEAIYSLYEGVAGVQEIDTVMKLGMAHPMGPLQLADFIGLDVCLSILNVLHEGFGNPKYAPCPLLVNMVTAGKNGVKSGEGFYDYSESRKAEKVSKQFA comes from the coding sequence ATGAAGAATATTAGCGTTATTGGAGCAGGAACCATGGGAAATGGAATCGCTCATACTTTTGCGCAGTTTGGGTATCAAGTTTCATTGATTGATATCTCACAAGATGCTTTGGATAAAGCAGTAGCAACTATTGGTAAAAACCTTGACAGAATGGTTGCTAAAGAAAAAATTAGCGAAGCAGATAAAAATGCAACTCTCGGAAATATTACCACTTTTACAGCCCTAAAAGATGGAGTTGTAGATGCCGATTTAGTAGTAGAAGCAGCAACAGAAAATATCGATTTAAAATTGAATATTTTCCGTCAAATGGATGAATTTGCTCCTGAAAAAGCCATCCTTTCTACCAACACTTCTTCGATTTCTATTACAAAAATTGCTTCGGTTACCAATAGACCTGAAAAAGTGATCGGAATGCACTTTATGAACCCTGTACCGATTATGAAATTGGTAGAAGTAATTAAAGGATATTCTACTTCTCAAGAGGTATGCAATCAAGTTTTTGAAATGTCTAAAAACTTGAAAAAAGTTCCTGTAGAAGTAAATGACTATCCAGGATTTATCGCAAACCGTATCCTAATGCCTATGATCAACGAAGCTATTTATAGTTTGTATGAAGGTGTAGCGGGTGTTCAAGAAATAGATACTGTAATGAAGCTTGGAATGGCACACCCAATGGGACCACTTCAACTAGCTGACTTTATTGGATTGGATGTTTGTCTTTCTATCCTAAATGTACTTCATGAAGGATTCGGAAACCCAAAATATGCTCCATGTCCATTATTAGTAAATATGGTAACAGCTGGTAAAAACGGAGTAAAATCTGGTGAAGGATTCTATGATTATAGTGAAAGCCGTAAAGCTGAAAAAGTGAGTAAGCAGTTTGCTTAA
- a CDS encoding mucoidy inhibitor MuiA family protein, with protein sequence MKIILHLLIIGLLFPFALKAQKDTLEVNSKIESVVVFPNGAQITRKAQKFIPAGKSHLIIKGLPLQTNLKTLQIQFPKGLELVSLTPQVDIGNNLLILNKSKKLREKIENIKTEISKQNSKLVVLKDKKEVLKKNNKIETGEKGLSLTQLQSIVDYYEKQITGIENSKIIIREKIKQQEKEIFDLKQQLHTNTTKKSLQTLNLILKVNTSKALKRHFSLTYTNPKAGWIPSYDFVVKSTFKPLEIKYKATVFQSTQEDWNNIKMTLSTSDLYRDKSIRKLTPWLFERGNSNHPLDKEKISYGSLNVKVIDSKYQEPISNAKVSIFHGSKLVHQCFTDNLGKFKVHPLLDNSIYTVKVESHGYQTNSKKMYSNGELNSVQLSKENHYAQVKAEIIESEYKEEFMADEMELKEIVPSIDNGLSVRGGRGGEVVYYVDGVKVNGNSYNQAKSTNTISLSALEHNDKIESDFTYSLKQKMTVLSNGEAHNFDLQTTKAVTDYEYIVVPELKKIANLQVLLPDWESLRLQDAPVHYYYENRLVNQADFVNENFQDTLALDFTEDNGIITRKKNIKLQESKKFFSGKIKEFRSIELEVKNNKNTPVQIKLQDVLPISEFEDIVIEIEEMTLEPNEKSDQGIYTWKFLLQPKAKKTITYKYSVRYPKKMLR encoded by the coding sequence ATGAAGATAATCTTACACCTTTTAATTATAGGTCTGTTATTTCCCTTTGCTCTCAAAGCCCAAAAAGACACTTTAGAAGTAAATTCTAAAATAGAATCTGTTGTTGTATTTCCCAATGGAGCACAGATTACGAGAAAAGCCCAAAAATTTATTCCTGCTGGTAAATCACATTTAATAATTAAAGGCTTACCCCTACAAACAAATTTAAAAACACTTCAAATTCAATTTCCAAAAGGACTTGAACTGGTTTCCTTAACACCACAAGTTGATATTGGAAACAATTTACTGATACTCAACAAATCTAAAAAGCTGAGGGAAAAAATCGAAAATATAAAAACCGAAATTTCCAAACAAAACAGCAAGCTAGTTGTTTTGAAAGACAAAAAGGAAGTTCTGAAGAAAAACAATAAAATTGAAACTGGTGAAAAAGGTCTGAGTTTAACTCAGCTGCAATCTATTGTAGATTATTACGAAAAACAAATAACAGGTATTGAAAATAGTAAAATCATTATTAGAGAGAAAATCAAACAACAAGAGAAAGAGATCTTTGATTTAAAACAACAACTACATACAAATACCACAAAAAAGAGCCTACAAACTTTAAATCTTATTTTAAAAGTCAATACATCTAAAGCATTAAAAAGGCATTTTTCTTTGACTTATACAAACCCAAAAGCAGGATGGATACCTAGTTATGATTTCGTGGTGAAATCTACATTCAAACCCTTAGAAATAAAATATAAAGCTACCGTTTTTCAATCTACACAAGAAGACTGGAACAATATAAAAATGACCTTATCGACTTCTGATTTGTACAGAGACAAAAGTATCAGAAAGCTAACGCCTTGGTTATTTGAAAGAGGAAATAGTAATCATCCATTAGACAAGGAAAAAATATCTTATGGGAGTTTGAATGTAAAAGTTATTGATAGTAAATACCAAGAACCTATTTCTAATGCAAAAGTTTCTATTTTTCATGGTTCAAAACTCGTACACCAATGTTTTACAGATAATTTAGGGAAATTCAAGGTTCATCCACTATTAGACAACAGTATTTATACCGTAAAAGTGGAATCTCATGGATACCAAACTAACTCAAAAAAGATGTATTCCAATGGGGAACTCAACTCTGTTCAGCTGAGTAAAGAAAACCATTATGCCCAAGTAAAAGCAGAAATCATTGAGAGTGAATACAAAGAAGAGTTCATGGCTGATGAAATGGAGCTAAAAGAAATTGTACCAAGTATAGATAATGGTCTGAGCGTAAGAGGTGGAAGAGGTGGCGAAGTAGTCTATTATGTGGACGGAGTAAAGGTAAATGGAAATTCTTATAATCAAGCAAAATCCACAAACACCATCTCACTCTCAGCCCTAGAACATAATGACAAAATAGAAAGTGATTTCACCTATTCATTAAAACAGAAAATGACTGTTTTAAGTAACGGAGAGGCTCATAATTTTGATTTACAAACCACCAAGGCCGTAACAGATTATGAATACATAGTAGTACCAGAGCTCAAAAAAATCGCTAACCTACAAGTGTTATTACCCGATTGGGAAAGTTTAAGACTTCAAGATGCTCCCGTGCATTACTATTACGAAAACAGATTAGTGAATCAGGCTGATTTTGTAAATGAAAACTTCCAAGATACACTAGCCTTAGATTTCACTGAGGATAATGGAATCATTACAAGAAAGAAAAACATTAAACTACAAGAATCCAAAAAGTTCTTTAGTGGAAAAATCAAAGAATTCCGATCAATAGAATTGGAAGTAAAAAACAATAAAAATACCCCTGTTCAAATCAAATTACAAGATGTGCTTCCTATTTCAGAATTTGAAGATATCGTGATAGAAATTGAAGAAATGACTCTGGAACCGAACGAAAAAAGCGATCAAGGAATCTATACTTGGAAATTTTTGCTACAGCCAAAAGCAAAGAAAACAATCACTTACAAATACTCTGTAAGATATCCTAAAAAAATGCTCAGGTAA